One window from the genome of Paenibacillus azoreducens encodes:
- a CDS encoding LysR family transcriptional regulator — translation MESGDLKIFRAVAQEGSITKAASRLGYVQSNVTARIRQLEAELNAPLLYRQSRGVLLTPAGQNLLIYADKIVHLLEEAVKSTRNSETPSGPLRIGSLETNAAVYLPGIMLEYHRNYPEVKLSLHTAQTSELIQNVLDYELDAAFVGGSVDHPDLEVLLSFEEELVLIAEPNEISLEGALSKPQLFFGKGCSHRQKLEQWLHEEHQEPLNVMEFGTLEAILGGVSAGLGVSLLTHASVKTWEEAGKIRCFRVPERFRYSVVSFIYRRDLFRTSAFNKFAEQLLRSPHLVRKEKT, via the coding sequence ATGGAAAGCGGTGATTTGAAAATATTCCGGGCTGTGGCGCAGGAAGGCAGCATCACAAAAGCCGCCTCCCGTCTCGGATATGTGCAGTCCAATGTGACGGCCCGCATCCGGCAGCTGGAAGCCGAATTGAATGCGCCGCTTTTGTACCGGCAGAGCCGCGGCGTGTTGCTAACGCCCGCCGGGCAAAACTTGCTGATATATGCGGACAAAATCGTGCATCTGCTGGAGGAAGCGGTGAAATCCACCCGCAATTCCGAGACGCCAAGCGGCCCGCTCCGCATCGGTTCGTTGGAAACGAACGCTGCGGTTTATTTGCCAGGCATCATGCTGGAATATCACCGGAATTATCCCGAAGTGAAGCTGTCCCTGCATACGGCCCAAACCAGCGAGCTTATCCAAAATGTGCTTGATTACGAGCTGGACGCCGCTTTTGTCGGCGGGTCGGTGGATCATCCGGACCTTGAGGTGCTACTTTCCTTCGAAGAAGAGCTCGTGCTCATCGCGGAGCCGAACGAAATCTCGCTCGAAGGAGCGCTTTCCAAACCCCAACTCTTCTTCGGCAAAGGCTGCTCCCACCGTCAAAAGCTTGAGCAGTGGCTGCATGAAGAACATCAGGAGCCGCTGAACGTCATGGAGTTCGGCACGCTGGAAGCGATTCTTGGCGGCGTATCGGCCGGACTCGGCGTATCGCTGCTGACGCATGCCTCCGTAAAAACTTGGGAGGAGGCCGGAAAAATCCGCTGCTTCCGTGTCCCGGAAAGATTCCGTTATTCCGTTGTCAGTTTCATATACCGGCGCGACCTGTTCCGCACCAGCGCTTTCAACAAATTTGCGGAACAGCTTCTTCGTTCCCCACATCTGGTCAGGAAAGAAAAAACGTAA
- a CDS encoding MFS transporter produces MTKLTALFFLIMFVIGTDTFLISPLIPTLQSLFHIPTEYSGWMVGAYALGYAIFALIAGPLSDGWDRKKVMFFGMVSFSVSTALCGFATGFWSMFLFRFLAGVSAAFTAPQVWASIPALFPAPKIAKVSGIVMAGLAASQAFGIPIGSLLASTHWSYPFFTIGACSFLVAIFIFYALPEMKPNKDPGLKVPLFRRYVPLLTSGMARGAFLAHFLFQCGFFAAFSFIGKWVTDRFHLSIDQAGYVMFFLGLGNIVGSVSGAFVIKKLNRFNTLVAGFLVSIACFIFLPHLPSIAAFEGVYFFIFVNMGISFPLILGMLNSLNPTIRGTISSLANSIMYGATTLGSWFAGFIYANFNGFSAVAIFAAICFAGSLLSFILSGILTSHAKTQKEVAS; encoded by the coding sequence ATGACCAAATTAACAGCTCTATTTTTCCTCATCATGTTTGTTATCGGTACGGATACATTTTTGATTTCTCCGCTCATCCCTACTCTTCAGAGTTTGTTTCATATCCCGACCGAATACTCCGGTTGGATGGTAGGGGCCTACGCTCTTGGTTATGCCATTTTTGCGCTGATTGCCGGACCGCTTTCCGATGGATGGGACCGCAAAAAAGTAATGTTTTTCGGCATGGTTAGCTTCTCGGTTTCAACCGCTTTATGCGGCTTTGCCACAGGTTTTTGGTCGATGTTTTTATTCCGCTTTTTAGCCGGAGTCAGCGCGGCATTCACAGCGCCTCAAGTTTGGGCCTCCATCCCGGCTCTGTTCCCTGCCCCAAAGATCGCCAAAGTTTCAGGAATCGTAATGGCGGGTTTGGCTGCTTCCCAAGCGTTCGGCATACCCATTGGAAGCCTGCTTGCTTCAACTCATTGGTCTTATCCTTTTTTTACAATCGGTGCATGTTCGTTTTTGGTGGCGATATTCATCTTCTATGCTTTGCCCGAAATGAAACCGAATAAAGACCCAGGATTAAAGGTTCCATTATTTAGAAGATATGTCCCGCTATTGACAAGCGGGATGGCGAGAGGAGCTTTTCTGGCTCACTTCTTATTTCAATGCGGATTCTTTGCAGCCTTTTCTTTCATTGGAAAGTGGGTGACGGACCGCTTTCACCTTTCAATTGACCAGGCGGGGTACGTGATGTTTTTTCTTGGTCTTGGGAATATCGTTGGGAGCGTTAGCGGCGCTTTTGTGATTAAAAAGTTGAACCGTTTCAATACGTTGGTTGCGGGCTTTCTTGTATCTATCGCATGTTTTATCTTTTTGCCTCACCTGCCATCCATTGCGGCTTTCGAAGGTGTTTACTTTTTTATATTCGTTAACATGGGAATCTCATTTCCGCTGATTTTGGGAATGTTGAATTCGTTAAATCCGACGATCCGCGGTACCATCTCAAGTTTGGCCAATTCAATCATGTACGGTGCGACAACGCTTGGCTCTTGGTTTGCAGGCTTCATTTATGCGAATTTTAACGGTTTTTCCGCCGTAGCAATATTTGCGGCTATTTGCTTTGCCGGTTCGTTGTTATCTTTTATACTCAGCGGTATTTTGACTAGTCACGCGAAAACTCAAAAGGAAGTTGCGTCATAA
- a CDS encoding DsrE family protein has protein sequence MQNKVVFLTTDSLGNGERELGQQILETFFTLLKQREQLPAAIFCANRGVLALTNESLVSMHLKELADQGVPVLACATCADYYGVRDQLEAGEISSMGHFMELAAKYEVMTLA, from the coding sequence ATGCAAAATAAAGTGGTTTTTCTGACAACCGACAGCTTGGGCAACGGGGAAAGAGAGCTTGGTCAGCAAATTTTGGAGACCTTTTTCACTTTGCTGAAGCAGCGCGAGCAGCTGCCTGCGGCCATTTTTTGCGCCAACCGGGGCGTCCTCGCCCTGACGAACGAGTCGCTGGTTTCCATGCATTTGAAGGAGCTCGCGGATCAGGGCGTGCCGGTGCTGGCCTGCGCGACATGCGCAGACTATTATGGCGTCCGGGATCAGCTTGAAGCAGGGGAGATATCCAGCATGGGCCACTTCATGGAATTAGCCGCAAAATATGAGGTGATGACGCTGGCTTAA
- a CDS encoding winged helix-turn-helix transcriptional regulator has product MNDEKRGSLLCEKVELAYQITGKKWVNLIVHTLMEEPKRFSEIHAYIPDLSKRVLNERMKELEDNGIVVRNVIADRPVRIEYSLTRKGTELGRALRAVEEWAEKWC; this is encoded by the coding sequence ATGAACGATGAAAAACGGGGCAGCTTATTATGTGAGAAGGTGGAATTGGCGTACCAAATTACAGGCAAAAAGTGGGTTAACCTGATTGTTCATACGCTGATGGAGGAACCTAAGCGGTTTAGCGAAATCCATGCTTATATTCCCGATCTAAGCAAACGCGTGTTGAATGAAAGAATGAAGGAACTGGAGGACAACGGCATTGTAGTGCGGAATGTGATTGCCGACAGGCCGGTTCGCATCGAATATTCCTTGACCCGCAAAGGAACGGAGCTTGGCAGAGCGCTGCGGGCAGTGGAGGAATGGGCCGAAAAATGGTGTTGA
- the zwf gene encoding glucose-6-phosphate dehydrogenase, which yields MENMSFILYGGTGDLAKRKIYPALFNLYIDHKMPESFSIIAMGRKEQSHADFQQIVANSLQTFSRRKVNDPAAVNGFLESIRYCSLNVNHPEDYHKLRGMVESREKELNISGNRIFYLSVAPEFFETIASNLKDSGLTATTGWKRLIIEKPFGRDLESARHLNRELSKVFDEEEIYRIDHYLGKPMVQNLEILESSNPILKALWSNHHIANVQITASETVGVEERAGYYDNSGAIRDMVQNHMLQLLMMISMRLPRKSDATEVRMKKRNVMESLRPLDKETIASNVIRGQYTEGEIQGKPVPGYTVEPGVPANSKNDTFIALRLWIDNYFWSDVPFYIRTGKRMKEKSTRIVIEFKEPLKGQTTTNDPNLLVIEINPNEGIFIQLNKKDPMNNEKLEPMRVNCFSSGEELPEAYENLIFDAIRGDSTFFAHWDEVELSWEYVQPILDAFEQDSIPLSYYPAGSNGPEASDKLVQADGFKWWLDKPDHAGQAEQKEEAVPAQV from the coding sequence ATGGAGAATATGTCATTTATTTTGTATGGCGGAACCGGAGATTTGGCCAAAAGAAAAATCTATCCCGCTTTGTTTAATTTGTATATAGATCACAAAATGCCTGAATCGTTTTCGATTATCGCGATGGGCAGAAAAGAACAGTCGCATGCCGACTTTCAACAGATTGTAGCGAACTCGCTGCAAACTTTTTCGAGAAGAAAGGTAAATGATCCGGCTGCGGTCAATGGTTTTCTGGAATCGATCCGTTACTGCTCTCTCAACGTGAATCATCCGGAAGATTATCATAAGCTGCGGGGGATGGTGGAATCCCGGGAGAAAGAACTTAATATTTCGGGAAACCGCATTTTTTATCTCTCGGTAGCGCCTGAATTTTTTGAAACCATTGCTTCTAACCTCAAGGACAGCGGCCTGACTGCAACAACCGGCTGGAAACGGCTGATTATCGAAAAACCGTTTGGACGCGACCTTGAGTCAGCACGCCATCTGAACCGGGAGCTCAGCAAAGTGTTTGACGAAGAAGAAATTTACCGGATCGACCACTACCTTGGCAAACCGATGGTGCAAAATCTTGAAATCCTCGAATCATCCAATCCGATCCTCAAGGCGCTGTGGTCCAACCACCATATCGCCAATGTGCAAATCACCGCAAGCGAAACGGTCGGGGTTGAAGAAAGAGCCGGATATTACGACAATTCCGGAGCTATCCGCGATATGGTACAGAACCATATGCTTCAACTGCTCATGATGATTAGTATGCGGCTTCCGCGCAAAAGCGATGCAACCGAAGTCCGCATGAAGAAAAGAAACGTCATGGAATCGCTGCGTCCCCTGGATAAAGAAACCATCGCAAGTAACGTCATTCGCGGGCAATACACGGAGGGCGAAATCCAAGGAAAACCTGTTCCGGGTTATACCGTGGAGCCTGGCGTTCCGGCCAATTCCAAAAATGATACATTCATCGCGCTCCGTCTTTGGATCGACAATTACTTCTGGAGCGACGTTCCGTTCTATATCCGTACAGGCAAAAGAATGAAGGAAAAATCTACGCGCATCGTCATTGAATTCAAAGAGCCTTTAAAAGGACAAACTACCACTAATGATCCTAATCTGCTCGTCATCGAAATCAATCCGAACGAAGGCATTTTCATTCAATTGAACAAAAAAGACCCAATGAACAATGAAAAACTGGAACCGATGCGGGTCAACTGCTTCTCGAGTGGGGAGGAACTGCCGGAAGCATACGAAAACTTGATTTTTGATGCGATCCGCGGCGACTCGACGTTTTTTGCCCATTGGGATGAGGTGGAGCTTTCCTGGGAATATGTGCAGCCGATCTTGGATGCATTCGAGCAGGATTCGATTCCTCTGTCTTATTATCCGGCTGGATCCAACGGTCCGGAAGCTTCGGACAAGCTAGTTCAGGCGGATGGATTCAAATGGTGGCTGGATAAACCTGATCATGCGGGACAAGCTGAACAAAAAGAAGAAGCGGTTCCGGCTCAGGTGTAA
- the gnd gene encoding phosphogluconate dehydrogenase (NAD(+)-dependent, decarboxylating) gives MQVGLIGLGKMGLNLGQNLMDHKHEVVAFDLNTAAVEDMKSKGAKGAATLKELVASLETPRIVWIMVPHAVVDSVIDELAPLLSQGDIVIEAGNSHYKESIARYNRLKEIGVSFLDVGTSGGMEGARNGACYMIGGDEEAWNIVEPIFKDTAVENGYLYAGKAGSGHFLKMVHNGVEYGMMAAIGEGFEVLEKSEYDYDYEKVARVWNNGSVIRSWLMELTEQAFSKDAKLDGIKGVMQSSGEGKWTVETALDLQTATPVIALSLLMRYRSLENDTFTGKVVAALRNEFGGHAVVKN, from the coding sequence ATGCAAGTAGGATTAATCGGACTAGGAAAAATGGGATTGAATTTGGGTCAAAATCTGATGGATCATAAACATGAGGTCGTGGCTTTCGACCTGAACACCGCCGCGGTGGAAGACATGAAAAGCAAAGGAGCCAAAGGCGCTGCAACCTTGAAAGAGCTGGTCGCTTCCTTGGAAACTCCAAGAATCGTGTGGATCATGGTTCCGCATGCAGTCGTGGATTCGGTCATCGATGAGCTGGCACCGCTTCTGTCCCAAGGGGATATCGTCATCGAAGCAGGAAATTCCCATTATAAAGAATCGATCGCCAGATACAACCGGCTGAAGGAAATCGGCGTAAGCTTCCTTGATGTGGGCACCTCCGGCGGCATGGAAGGCGCACGTAACGGCGCATGCTACATGATCGGCGGGGATGAAGAAGCCTGGAACATCGTAGAGCCAATCTTCAAAGATACTGCGGTAGAAAATGGTTACTTGTATGCAGGCAAAGCCGGCAGCGGCCACTTCCTCAAGATGGTTCATAATGGCGTCGAATACGGAATGATGGCGGCTATTGGCGAAGGATTTGAAGTGTTGGAGAAAAGCGAATATGATTATGATTATGAGAAGGTTGCGCGCGTATGGAATAACGGCTCCGTTATTCGTTCGTGGCTGATGGAGCTGACCGAGCAGGCATTCTCCAAAGATGCGAAGCTTGACGGCATCAAAGGCGTTATGCAATCTTCCGGCGAAGGCAAATGGACCGTGGAAACCGCTTTGGATCTGCAAACGGCAACTCCGGTTATTGCATTGTCCCTGCTGATGCGCTACCGTTCCCTGGAGAACGATACGTTTACCGGCAAGGTGGTAGCCGCGCTTCGCAATGAATTCGGCGGTCATGCCGTAGTCAAAAACTAA
- the fsa gene encoding fructose-6-phosphate aldolase produces MKFFIDTANLEDIKKAYKIGVLSGVTTNPSLVAKEGVKFEDRIAEILQAVPEVESVSAEVTPDALTAAEMIAQAEELIKINGGDKNITIKLPMTLDGLEACRYLTKKGVKTNVTLIFTVNQALLAARAGATYVSPFLGRLDDISEDGVLLVTKIAELFRIHKLESQIIAASVRHPDHVTRVAMAGAHIATVPFSVIAQLVKHPLTDQGIEKFAADWKNATK; encoded by the coding sequence ATGAAATTTTTTATCGATACTGCGAATCTTGAGGACATCAAAAAGGCATACAAAATCGGCGTGCTTTCCGGCGTTACCACCAACCCGTCCCTTGTTGCCAAAGAAGGCGTGAAATTCGAAGACCGTATTGCCGAAATTTTGCAGGCTGTTCCTGAAGTCGAATCGGTATCCGCCGAAGTTACTCCGGATGCGTTGACGGCGGCAGAAATGATCGCGCAAGCGGAAGAACTGATCAAGATCAACGGTGGCGACAAAAATATCACGATTAAACTTCCGATGACGCTTGACGGTCTGGAAGCATGCCGCTACCTCACCAAAAAAGGCGTCAAAACTAACGTAACCCTTATTTTCACCGTGAACCAGGCGCTTCTGGCCGCGCGTGCCGGTGCTACGTATGTTTCTCCGTTCCTGGGACGTTTGGATGATATTTCGGAAGACGGCGTTCTGCTGGTAACCAAAATTGCCGAGTTGTTCCGTATTCATAAACTGGAATCGCAAATCATTGCCGCTTCGGTCCGCCATCCGGATCATGTGACCCGCGTAGCCATGGCCGGGGCCCATATCGCGACGGTTCCATTCAGCGTTATTGCGCAGCTCGTTAAACATCCTTTGACCGATCAAGGGATCGAAAAATTCGCGGCAGACTGGAAAAACGCAACCAAATAG
- a CDS encoding ABC transporter ATP-binding protein, whose translation MEKLPNEIMHVLEQHITSADQVLTWMLCDRSLDEGFTDTYIVLTYEDVLIMTSDLAVHEKTYSGYIAKAKTKGLSNAAPVEWCMEKIPIKDMESLTIVNLVGSGLVVIRAPEERAIAAFTNGGMKQAAKLAGIFNKLKNNEAFEEDELNDSHERAACPKCGMMYPEEGRMVCPKCMKKHAVFGRLLSFAGKYKVSIFWIVLFMLLNSAASLVIPYLQGTLLFDQALGGEGAFAGRIGLVIMLMIVFRTLALLFGVIYGVINAKMAANIAFDLKASVFQAMQRLSLSFFEKKQTGQLMTRVNNDAVELQYFFVDGISYFVVNAMNIIGIVAVLLIMDWRLTILCLLPLPLVFFLVRKVFPKLWRLSIRRHKRISAMNAIISDTIRGTRVVKAFGKEQMENDRFQRASVAFSDAEQSFNKMGATVFPILNILTQTGGILIWAFGGWKVMQGDFTFGKVMTFINYMLLLYGPIQFMNNISNWWSYCMSAAQRIFEIHDAVPDVVDKPDAVQITDIRGEIEIDKVTFGYEPNKTILKEVSLHARPGQMIGVVGHSGAGKSTLVNLIPRLYDVNEGEIRIDGLQVKDLASPSLRKHIGIVSQDVYVMSGSIAENIAYADPDCTLADLVHAAKVAGAHDFIEKLPDGYDTIVGTGGHNLSGGEKQRLSIARAILHNPKILILDEATASLDTKTELQIQEALDTLTRGRTTIAIAHRLSTLRNADYLIVLEQGRIVEEGSHDELMEKEGAYHSLVRKHDEALKMKEAIIA comes from the coding sequence ATGGAGAAACTTCCAAATGAAATCATGCATGTTTTGGAGCAGCACATAACCTCGGCAGATCAAGTGTTGACCTGGATGCTGTGCGACCGCTCTTTGGATGAGGGTTTTACAGATACGTACATAGTGCTCACCTATGAGGATGTACTAATCATGACAAGCGATCTGGCAGTTCATGAAAAGACGTACAGCGGGTATATCGCAAAGGCTAAAACGAAAGGGCTTTCAAATGCTGCTCCTGTAGAGTGGTGTATGGAGAAGATCCCGATCAAGGATATGGAGTCCCTGACGATCGTGAATCTGGTTGGCTCCGGTCTAGTCGTCATCAGGGCGCCGGAAGAACGGGCCATCGCGGCGTTTACGAATGGGGGCATGAAGCAGGCGGCGAAGCTGGCAGGTATTTTTAATAAGTTGAAAAACAATGAAGCGTTTGAAGAAGATGAGCTGAATGACAGCCATGAACGCGCCGCTTGCCCGAAGTGCGGGATGATGTATCCGGAAGAAGGGAGGATGGTTTGTCCCAAGTGCATGAAGAAACATGCCGTTTTCGGCAGGCTTCTGTCTTTTGCGGGCAAATACAAGGTTTCTATATTTTGGATCGTGCTGTTTATGCTGCTGAACTCGGCCGCAAGCCTTGTGATTCCTTATTTGCAGGGGACGCTGCTATTTGATCAGGCGTTAGGCGGTGAAGGCGCGTTTGCGGGAAGGATCGGGCTCGTCATTATGTTGATGATCGTATTCCGGACGCTGGCGCTTTTGTTTGGGGTGATCTATGGAGTCATCAACGCGAAAATGGCCGCAAACATCGCTTTCGATCTGAAAGCCAGCGTATTTCAAGCGATGCAGCGTCTGTCCTTGAGTTTTTTTGAGAAAAAGCAAACCGGACAGCTGATGACGCGGGTCAATAACGATGCGGTCGAACTGCAGTATTTCTTTGTCGACGGCATTTCTTATTTCGTGGTGAACGCCATGAATATTATCGGAATTGTCGCGGTTCTGCTTATTATGGATTGGCGGTTGACGATTCTGTGCCTGCTACCGCTTCCGCTCGTATTTTTCCTGGTGCGCAAGGTGTTCCCGAAATTATGGCGTCTGTCCATCCGGAGGCATAAAAGGATTAGCGCCATGAATGCCATCATCAGCGATACGATCCGCGGGACGCGAGTGGTAAAGGCTTTTGGGAAGGAACAGATGGAAAATGACCGCTTCCAGAGGGCCAGCGTCGCTTTTTCCGATGCGGAACAATCATTCAACAAAATGGGCGCGACTGTATTTCCCATCCTCAATATATTGACCCAGACCGGCGGCATTTTGATTTGGGCTTTTGGCGGCTGGAAGGTCATGCAGGGGGATTTCACCTTCGGTAAAGTGATGACTTTCATCAATTACATGCTTCTGCTGTATGGCCCGATCCAGTTTATGAACAACATTTCGAACTGGTGGTCTTATTGCATGTCCGCAGCCCAGCGGATTTTTGAAATTCATGATGCGGTGCCTGATGTGGTCGATAAGCCGGATGCCGTTCAGATTACGGATATTCGGGGCGAAATCGAGATCGATAAAGTGACTTTTGGTTATGAACCCAACAAAACGATCTTAAAAGAAGTATCGCTGCATGCCAGACCAGGTCAAATGATCGGCGTCGTCGGCCATTCGGGAGCGGGCAAATCGACCCTGGTTAATCTGATTCCAAGGCTGTACGACGTAAACGAAGGGGAAATCCGGATCGATGGGCTCCAGGTCAAGGATTTGGCTTCGCCTTCCTTGCGCAAACATATCGGAATCGTCTCCCAGGATGTGTATGTCATGTCCGGAAGCATTGCCGAAAATATCGCCTATGCCGATCCCGATTGTACCCTCGCCGATTTGGTTCATGCGGCCAAGGTCGCAGGTGCGCATGATTTTATCGAAAAGCTTCCCGATGGGTATGACACCATCGTTGGCACTGGCGGCCATAACCTGTCCGGAGGCGAGAAGCAGAGACTAAGCATTGCGAGGGCGATCCTGCATAATCCGAAAATATTGATTCTGGATGAAGCCACCGCGTCGCTGGATACGAAGACAGAGCTGCAAATCCAGGAGGCGCTTGACACCCTGACCCGGGGAAGGACGACGATTGCGATTGCGCATCGCCTGTCCACATTAAGAAATGCCGATTACCTGATCGTGCTGGAACAAGGGAGAATCGTGGAAGAAGGGTCGCATGATGAGCTGATGGAAAAGGAAGGAGCTTATCATAGTCTGGTAAGGAAGCATGATGAAGCGCTGAAGATGAAAGAGGCGATTATAGCATGA
- a CDS encoding DUF1854 domain-containing protein, protein MNNHETSVATGSRDGGDSAGLAEAARIRYLSPADAIFTRTKGHMLNVRIGDEEYPGVYIHCSFPHTNNRIYLSVRTVDNEEIGMIRSLDDFPAESQQLLEEEVRLRYFAPEITKVLLVKEEFGYFYWEAETTSGLCRFTVRGGAGNVKLMNASRLLIVDVDGNRFVIPCLDRLSDKEYKMVEVCM, encoded by the coding sequence ATGAACAATCATGAAACAAGCGTTGCCACAGGTTCGCGGGATGGCGGCGACAGCGCCGGTTTGGCTGAAGCGGCCCGTATCCGGTATCTTTCCCCTGCTGATGCGATTTTTACCCGGACGAAAGGCCATATGCTGAACGTTAGAATCGGGGATGAAGAATATCCGGGAGTGTACATCCATTGCTCTTTTCCCCACACCAACAACCGTATTTATTTATCGGTTCGAACCGTAGACAATGAGGAGATCGGCATGATCCGTTCCCTGGACGATTTCCCGGCGGAGTCGCAGCAGCTTTTGGAGGAAGAAGTCCGGCTGCGGTATTTCGCCCCGGAAATTACGAAGGTGCTGTTGGTTAAAGAGGAATTTGGTTACTTCTATTGGGAAGCGGAAACCACATCCGGGCTTTGCCGGTTTACGGTCCGGGGAGGCGCGGGGAATGTGAAGCTCATGAACGCAAGCAGGCTGCTGATCGTAGACGTCGACGGCAACCGTTTTGTCATTCCCTGCCTGGACCGTTTAAGCGACAAGGAATACAAGATGGTTGAAGTATGTATGTAG